From Penaeus monodon isolate SGIC_2016 chromosome 6, NSTDA_Pmon_1, whole genome shotgun sequence, the proteins below share one genomic window:
- the LOC119573958 gene encoding uncharacterized protein LOC119573958, producing the protein MFWEFQNLDGLALEKRAQKMDTSCDIRTNIRQRGRRDERFYQDLEQTIKEKAKKDILVIHGDWNAKIGYKESTGWEGTIGDFGVGTRNERDSKRELSKKPDIGSDHDPVMMTFRMRLSKEKKVSQRRTKFDLEKLKDREVAEKYRSELAGRFAPLLLLTNEEPQQLCDQFTDITFNTANEILGKAKPIKRPWITPEILQKCEERREVKKNRFTNNESLGQYRKANKEVKRAIIKTKDNWVEKQAEDIEQSLAVNNSRKAYSVIKSLTKEKTGRTNVIEDKTGQLLTNNTEVTARWKEYCRELYQHQADVDRTVLAEATSEGEPEPVILESEVRAAIIKLKLNKAPGYDNLTAELIKCGGDPIIKTLHLCNRILQTGKWPTQWTQSILIPIPKKEMSKKCSEHRTISLISHPSKVLLTIILNRIKPGIEEILDNSQTGFRKDRSTVE; encoded by the exons ATGTTTTGGGAGTTTCAGAACTTAGATGGACTGGCATTGGAGAAACGAGCACAGAAGATGGACACAAGTTGTG ATATACGCACCAACATCAGACAGCGAGGACGAAGAGATGAACGGTTCTACCAAGATCTAGAACAAACCAtcaaagagaaagcaaagaaagataTTCTTGTAATACATGGGGATTGGAATGCTAAGATCGGATATAAGGAAAGCACTGGATGGGAAGGAACTATTGGAGATTTTGGAGTAGGAACAAGAAATGAAAGAG ACTCAAAACGAGAACTTTCAAAAAAACCGGATATTGGTAGTGATCACGACCCAGTTATGATGACATTCAGAATGCGACTCTCTAAAGAGAAGAAGGTTTCGCAGAGACGCACAAAGTTTGACTTGGAAAAGCTGAAAGACAGGGAAGTAGCAGAAAAGTATAGAAGTGAACTGGCGGGGAGATTTGCACCACTCTTGCTGCTCACAAATGAAGAACCACAGCAGCTCTGTGACCAGTTCACTGATATAACTTTCAACACAGCAAATGAGATTTTAGGAAAAGCCAAACCAATTAAAAGACCATGGATAACACCAGAAATCCTACAAAAgtgtgaagaaagaagagaagtgaagaaaaatagATTTACCAACAATGAAAGTCTGGGCCAGTATAGAAAGGCAAACAAGGAGGTAAAAAGAGCTATCatcaaaacaaaagataattgGGTTGAAAAACAAGCTGAGGATATTGAACAAAGCTTAGCAGTAAACAATTCTAGAAAAGCCTACAGTGTAATCAAGAGCTTAACAAAGgagaaaacaggaagaacaaATGTAATAGAAGATAAAACCGGTCAGCTGTTAACAAATAACACCGAAGTGACAGCTAGATGGAAAGAATACTGCCGCGAGTTGTACCAACATCAAGCAGACGTTGATAGAACAGTATTAGCAGAGGCTACATCAGAGGGAGAACCAGAACCAGTCATCTTAGAATCGGAAGTAAGGGCAGCGATTATAAAGTTGAAACTGAATAAAGCACCTGGATATGACAACCTTACAGCAGAATTAATTAAGTGCGGTGGAGATCCCATTATCAAAACCTTACATCTGTGCAACCGAATACTCCAAACTGGTAAATGGCCTACACAATGGACCCAGTCCATTCTCATTCCTAtcccaaaaaaggaaatgagtAAAAAATGTAGTGAACATCGCACAATCAGTCTTATAAGTCATCCTAGCAAAGTCTTACTCACCATCatcctaaatagaataaaaccgggaaTTGAAGAAATTCTAGATAATTCACAAACTGGCTTCAGAAAAGATCGAAGCACAGTGGAATAA